A window of Sedimentibacter sp. MB31-C6 genomic DNA:
TACTTATCTTTGCTTTAATTTCTGAGGTACCCTTTGATTTAGCCTTTTACAATAAGATTGATTTTGTTCATCAGAATGTTTTCTTCACACTTTTAATTGGTTTAATTATGGTGTATTTCTTAGACAATAAACAAGCAAAATACAAACTTAATAATACAATCATTATCATTATGGCTAGTATTTTATCCTTAATTTTATCTGTTGATTATAACATAATAGGTATTATTTATATTTTAGCTTTTTACTATACTAAAAGTTACCCAAAATCACAAAGATTTATTAGAGTAGCTATAATAATGTTTTTAACAAATTTCTTATCAGTAACAATTCAACAGTTTTCTCTATTATCTTTGTTGCTTTTATATTTATATAATGGAGACCTTGGTCCTCAAAATAGATTTTTGCAAATTTTATTTTATGTTGCATACCCTCTGCATTTAATATTATTTTATATTTTTTCTTTTTAATTTTTCTTTAATTTCACCTTGCAATATATGATTTTATTTAATAAAATTTGTATATCTCTTTTTTTCAAATTCTGGCTCTTCTATTTTGTCTTTTCCAAATTCAATTAATTTCATAAGCCAAGCCATATTTTTACCAAGAACTCTCATTATTTGAACACCTTCTTCATCTTCTATAACCTGACCTGGTTTTAAACCATAAATTACGTTCCAATAATTAGAACTTGGCATTAACATTTCTGTATACTGTATATAATTATTTAACTGATTGTATGTAGGAACTCCACCTGAACGTCTTACAGCCACAACCGATGCTCCAACTTTATGTCTGAACAACGACTTATTTGCATCAGCAACATAAAAGGCTCTATCTAAAAATGCCTTCATTGTTGCACTTATTGCAGAAAAATGAACTGGAGAGCCTAAAATAATACCATCTGATTCTTTCATTTTTTGAATCCATTCATTTACTTCATCATCTATTATGCATCTTTCATT
This region includes:
- a CDS encoding flavodoxin family protein, which encodes MKVVAFNGSPRNDGNTYEAIKIVTNELESQGIEVEIIQVGNKKINGCTACNACFKNRNERCIIDDEVNEWIQKMKESDGIILGSPVHFSAISATMKAFLDRAFYVADANKSLFRHKVGASVVAVRRSGGVPTYNQLNNYIQYTEMLMPSSNYWNVIYGLKPGQVIEDEEGVQIMRVLGKNMAWLMKLIEFGKDKIEEPEFEKKRYTNFIK
- a CDS encoding TraX family protein produces the protein MSILTLKMIALFTMITDHYGAIFQNNIYLFRIIGRIAFPIYCFLLVEGYFHTSNVKKYAIRLLIFALISEVPFDLAFYNKIDFVHQNVFFTLLIGLIMVYFLDNKQAKYKLNNTIIIIMASILSLILSVDYNIIGIIYILAFYYTKSYPKSQRFIRVAIIMFLTNFLSVTIQQFSLLSLLLLYLYNGDLGPQNRFLQILFYVAYPLHLILFYIFSF